The genomic region CGAGCTATACCGTCGTATGCCGCAGCGGCCAGTGCAGCAGCGATCCGTCCCAGGCCTATACAATCAGTGTTGAAGCGCCAGCCGCTCCGGTTATCACCGCGTCAACCCTAGAATTCGAAAGTGGACAGCCCGTATCGCTGTCGGCCACCGGCTGCGGAACGGGCCAGGTCGTCTGGTCAACCGGAGCAACCGGAACGTCCATCGTCGTCGATCCCGTGGCTACGACCAGTTACTATGCGCAGTGCCGGATAAATAATTGCCTGAGCGACCTGACCACCATCACCATCAAGAAAAAGGGCGACTGCAATGTGCCGGCACCGACCGTAACCGTTGCCAGTTCGGAAGTCTGCTCCGGTGGCTCTGCGACGCTGACCGCGACCGGATGCACTTCCGGGACGATAGTCTGGTCGAATGGCATGACCGGTTCGAGCATTACGGTAAACAACCTGACGCGTAGTGAGCAGTTCACGGCGATGTGCAAGCGGGATGCGTTCTGTATGTCAGCACCTTCATCCCCGGTGGCCGTCAATGTGCTGTTCATCAATGCACCTACGATTGTTTCTTCCAAACCCGTGATCTGTCCGGGGGATACGACTACGCTGAGCGCACTTGGTTGCCCGGGTCAGATTGTCTGGTCAACGGGCGAAACAACGGGCAGTATCATCGTCAAGCCCGGTGCTACTACCGGTTATTGGGCAAAATGTAAACTTGGAACGTGCGAAAGTGCCCGTTCACCGATCAATACGGTCCGGGTGGTAACGCCAACGGCCCCAACCATTTCGGCTTCAGCGACCAACCTTTGCTTTGGTCAGGCGGTAACGCTGACGGCCTCTGCCTGTCAGGAGGGGTATGTCATCTGGTCCAATGGGCAGGTCGGTCAGTCGGTTACGGTTTCGCCGGCGGTTTCCACCACGTTCACGGCGGTTTGCTGCACGTCCGGAAACTGCAAGAGTGTAGTTTCCAATGGCATCGCGATAAATGTATCGGCAAAGCCGGGTAAGCCAGTAACCGTAGACAAGGTAAATACCTGCCCGTTCGTGACGGTGGATCTGACTACGGCGGTGGTCGGACGGCCTGCTACCGGCAGTATCTATGAATTCAGAACGGGAAATACCCCGACTTCGCCCCTGGTTGCCAACCCGAACGCGGTGGGAGCCGGAACCTATTATGTTTTTGAAAAGACGGCCAATGGCTGTTATGGTGAGCCTTCTGCAATCAACATACAGATTACGGACTGCAATACACCCCAAATCTGTACTACGAACCCGGCATCGGCAACCGCGGGGTCTGACGCAACGCTTTGTGATACCAAAGAATACAAACTGAACGGCCGTATTGGCGGCGCTGCAACGAGTGCGGTCTGGTCGTCGAGCGGAACCGGGACGTTCAACAATGCGCTGTTGCTGGATGCAACGTACCGGGCTTCGGCAGAAGACGTTAAGGCCGGATTTGTGACCCTTACGCTGACGACGAACGATCCGGATGGAAGTGGTGCCTGCGTAGCGGCCAAAGCGTCCATCAAGCTGACGTTCAAAGGCGTTGATCTTAAACCGACCATAACCGTTCAGGGAAATACGAGCCTGTGTAACGGCGATTCGGTAGTTCTGAAGGCACTGCCGGACGGATACCGGTACCGCTGGAATACCAATGCCACGACGCAGAGCATCGTGGTCAAAGCGGGGGGATCGTACTTTGTGACGCTTCTGAACGCCGAAGGCTGTACGTCAGTGGCCTCTGAGCCGGTATCGATAACGGTAAACAGCCCGGTTCTGCCGCCGCAGGTAGCCATGATGGCCCGGAATACCTGCCCCGCCACTACGGTGAGTCTGGTGCAACTGGTCGAAAGCCAGCCCCGGATGCAGGGAAGTTCTTTTGAGTTCCGGGCGGGTAGTTCGCCAGCTTCGCCCATCGTGATTCGCCCCGACTCGGTCGGACAGGGGAAATACTACATATTTGAACGGACAGCGGCGGGTTGCTACAGCGCCGGGGCGCCGGTAGAGGTCAGCATCTTCAACTGTGCCACGGACAGCTGCCGCGCCGACCTGTACATCCGCAAAATGGTGGATAAGAAAAATCCGCGAGTGGGTGAGGTGGTAACCTATACCATCAAACTGGGTAACAAAGGAACCTGTGCCGCCACCCACGTCGACTTCCGGGATATTCTTCCGGAGGGGCTTGAACTGGTTTCCAACGGAAATCTGGCGGTCGATCACCTCGGCCACCTGACCATGTGGGTCACGCCTTTGCAGGCGGGTGAGGAGCGTGAGTTCTTCTACAAAGCCCGGGTTATGAAACAGGGGTCTATCGTCAATGACGTGAAAATTACCTACCTGGACCAGATTGACCCGGACTGGACAAACAACGCGGACCAGGTTACGATTCAGGACACTTCCAAAGTGCAGCCACTGTATGTGGGTCTGGCGAAGAAAGGGCTGGGCGTCTCCCGGCAGACCGATGGCACCTATGCCTTCCGGTACTCGTTTAAGGTGACGAACTACAGCAGTGTAGACGCCCGGAAGGTACAGATCACCGATAGTCTGACCACTGTGTTTGCCCCCAATTCCGTGACGGAAGCCCATCTGGAGGCCACCAATTCGAACCTGAAGTTTAACAGCGGCTTTACGGGCTCCGGTGCAAATGTTCAGTTGCTGGACACGGCAAGCCGGGTGAAGGCCGGGGATACGGAATCGTTCCTGCTTACGGTAAAAGTGCGACTGGTGAATGAAGCCGATACTGCTAAGACATTCTACAACGTAGCCGCGCTTACGGCGGTTCTGGGTGGTACGCCTGTGTCGGACAAATCGACGGATGGTGATTCGGCGGACCCGGATGGCGACGGAAATCCCAACAACAACAGCCAGCCGACGCCGAGCCGCGTTTACACGCCGGCCACCAGCTCTCAACTGGGAGTTGCCCTGGCCGTGGTCGAAACCGTCAGGCTGCCGGACGAAAGCTACTATGTAACCTATAAGATTACACTAAAGAACTTCGGAACGACACCGCTGACCCAGGTTCAGTTGAGTGATAGCCTGTCCAAGGCCATTACCGCACCGGCAACCTTCACCGTCGTGGGTGCCCCCGTCGTCAACGCGGCCAGTACCCTGGTGCCGAACGGGGCTTATAACGGCAAGACCAATTCGGTAATCGTCCTTCCCGGCAGTTCGCTGGCCGCTGGCGTGACCGATAGTGTGCTGGTGACTGTACGTATTCAACCTAACGGATTAAGCAGCGTGATTCTGAACCAGGTAGTTGGAACGGCTGAAAAAGGCGACGCGTCCGTTAATGATTTGTCCAACAATGGGGTTGATCCCGATCCTGCGGGCAGTCTGAAAACACCGGTTCGGTTTGACCTGCCCCCCTCCCTGCTTGGCGTGGCGAAGTCGGTTGGACAGCCGGTGAACCTCGGCAATGGAGTCTATGAAGTGCCCTATACCATTCAGCTGAGCAATTTAGGTACCGTGGATCTACGCCGCGTGCAGGTAACGGACAATCTGGCCCAGACCTTCGAAGCCAAAGGCGCTCTGATTGTTTCCAATAAAATTGCTGTAACCGCTCAAACGGGCCTGACCGTCGATACGACGTATACCGGACGGGGCCTGCTGACGAAACTGCTGATCGATACGCTCAGTACGCTGCCCAGAGGCGCGACGCGCAGCCTGTCGTTCAGAATAAAGGTCGATGTTCGGAATGCGCAGGGGACGCAGTTCTTCAATACGGCATACGGGCAGGCGCTGGGAGCGGGTAGCGTAGTGGTGGGCGACACCTCCACGACCGGCGCGAATCCGGACCCGGATAACGATCTTGACCCCCGGAACAATGGTGTAGCTACGCCGGTCACCCTTGAAAAACCGTCGAATGTACAGCCCCGCATGGGCGTTGCGCTGTCGGTGAAAGATACGGTTCGTCTGGCCGATGGATCTTACCGGGTCGTGTACCGGGTCATCGTTAAAAACTTCAGTTCGGTGCCATTGCAGAATGTGCAGCTGCAGGACTCGCTTGCCAAGTACGTCTTCAATGTCACGACCGGGGCCTCCTACACCGTGGCCGGAACGCCAACCGTACCCACAGGCAGCGGTCTGGTTCCCAATCCGCAGTTTAACGGCAATACGGATACCCGTCTGCTGCTGAACACCAGTACACTGGCCGCCGGCGTACAGGATACGCTTTTGCTTACCCTGATCGTGAGGACCGACGGTCGGACAACTCCTTACCTCAACATGGTAAATGGAGAAGGACTGGCCGGATTAACGATGGTTCGCGACGTGTCTACCGATGGCATTGAACCCGACCCGAACGGAAACAGTGACCCCACCGAAGCCACGGAAGGGCTCGCTACGGCCCTGGTACTGCCGCTGGATGACGGGGATGTTTACATTCCCCAGGGTTTCTCACCGAACGGAGACGGAATCAACGACCGCTTTGTCATTCGTCGCCCGAGCGGCATGATCGTCAATCTGGAAGTCTTTAACCGGTGGGGCCACGCCGTGTATCGCAACGAAGACTATCACAATGACTGGGATGGAACCGCCAATACCGGCGTGCGCATCGGCACAACTTCCAACGGATTGCCCGACGGGACGTACTACTACATTGTCCGGTTGAGCGATGGACGCCGCTTTGTACGCTATATGACTATTAATCGCTGATAAGCTAAGATGAAGACCCTATTTCGACCCTGGAAATTTGCCACCTTTTTGCTTCTGCTGGCGTTTGTCAGCCCGCGCGGCGTACAGGCGCAGCAGGACAAAATGTTCTCCCAGTACATGTTCAACATGCTGGCGCTGAACCCCGCCTACGCGGGCAGTCGGGATGTGCTGAGCATGACGGGACTGTACCGGAACCAGTGGGGAGGAATCGAGGGAGCACCCCAGACGGCCACCTTTACCATCGACGCCCCGGTAAATCGGGAGCGGGTAGGACTGGGGTTGCAGGTTTACAACGATCGACTGGGCGAATGGAACGAAACAGGAGCGTTTGCTTCCTATGCTTTCCGAATAAAAGTTGGCGAACGGTCAACGCTGGCGCTGGGCCTTCAGGGTGGAGCCGTCAATGTCCGCTGGGCCCTGTCGGGGGTAGAAACGGGCCAGCCGGGCGACCCGGCCTTTGCCCGTGATATCGTGAAGACCCTGCCGAATTTCGGAACGGGCATTTTTCTGAGCAACGACCGCTCGTACCTGGGCGTTTCGGTACCGCAACTGCTCAAAAATCGCCTCAGCGACTACGATTCCGGACCGAACCGGGCCGTTCAGCGGCGGCACGCATACGCCATGGGTGGTTTTGTGATCGGCCTTAGCCCGACGCTGAAATTAAAGCCGTCGACGCTCGTCAAATACGCCGAAGGGGCTCCGCTGGGTATCGACGGAAACCTGAATCTCTGGATCGCCGACCGGATCGGCGTCGGGGCTTCCTACCGCCGCAACCAGTTCAACACCCTGGGCAACTATACCAACGACGCGGTCGTAGCGATGCTCGAAGTCCAGCTTTCGGACCAGCTTCGTCTGGGATATTCCTTTGACCGCATGCTCAATAACCTGGGGCGGACCAAAGGCGGTTTTGGGCCGCAAACCCACGAAATCATGCTTCGGTATGAGTTTGGCTTCGGAAAAAACAAAATTCTGACGCCGCGCTATTTCTGATTCGTTCGGCCACTCGTAGCAATCCTTTTCCGGGCGTATTCTCCTGAAACGTAATTTAATCGTTTCCCGGTGGGTACGTCCGTTTTGTTTCTCTGCCTCCAAAAATCCCCCGTAATGAGTACCTCCCGAATGCTGCTCGGCGTCCTGCTGGGACTATTTTTTGTTTCGGAGACCCTGGGGCAGTCGCTTGTGAAACAGGCAGACCGCCAGCATGAACTGATGGCCTACGCCAAAGCCATCGAGCTATACGAAGAGGCGCTGATCCGTTCCTTCCTGACCGATACCGAGCGCGAACACATCTTTGAAAAGCTGGGCGACAGCTACCGTAAGGTGCAGAACCCCGAACGCGCCGAGGAAATCTACCGCGAACTGCTGAAAAGCCGCCGGGCCGACGAGCCTGCCAGCGCCGTTTTTTACCTTCATTACGCCCAGGTTCTGGCCATCAACGGCAAGTACGAAGAAGCGCAGAAAGCGTACGACGTTTACAGCAACCTGAGTACCCATGATCAGCGGGGCAAAAGCTTTTCCCGATTGTACCGGGACGTAAGCGTCCTGACGCGAAATGCCGCCAGTTATCAGGTGCATTTTCTGGATTTCAACACGCAGAGCGCCGAATTCAGCCCCATGTACTTCAGGGAAAAGGTGGTTTTTGTGTCAAATCGCCGGGAGAGCGGCGCCATCCGACGGGTTTTTACCTGGGATAACACGCCCTTTCTGGACCTGTTTGAAATGCCTCTGAAAGCGCTGGCCGCCGGAGAAACGGGCGCAGCCGGAGGGGGTCAGGAGCCCAGAACCGCCCGGCGCGAACGCCTGGTGAGGCCCTTGGGAAGCGACGATTACACGGCCAATACGTCGAATGACAGCCGCACGGCCGGCTCCTGGAACGTTCCTTCCAAAACCCAGACGTACCGTTACGAAAAAGAGGAGCAGGCCCGGGAATTCAACAGCCAGTTAAACTCCCGGTACCACGAGGGGCCGGTCGCCTTCACAAAAGACTTTTCGAAGATCTATTTTACGCGGAACAACTATTCGAAGGGCCAGTACGGCGAGAGTAAAGACGGCGTCAACAAATTGAAAATATACGTGGCGCAGGCCACCAGAAACGGGTGGACCGACGAGCAGTCCCTTTCTTTCAACAGTGAGGAATATTCCTGCGGCCATCCCACGTTGGGGCCGGATGATAAAGTGATGATTTTTGTCTCGGACAAACCCGGTGGTCAGGGCGGAACGGACCTGTACTTGAGCCGTTACGCCAAAGGCCACTGGTCGAAGCCGGTGAACCTGGGAGAAACCGTCAATACCAAAGGCAATGAAATGTTTCCCTTTCTGGATGAATTCGGAAATC from Tellurirhabdus rosea harbors:
- a CDS encoding SdrD B-like domain-containing protein; its protein translation is MLSRNVNVIGNPALIESRPQAGDYFLPTRNRLALFVFCLVTGLFLVSNSTFAQQTTTTGPDLFLYKKISNQKPQIGDVVSVTMVVGNSGSAAATGIVIQDKLLTSGAEYVSGTVLRGGGTFTRQATTASWTPGTVAAGDSAMVEIKLRVLGQGVSFNTAEITAMQGTDTDSQVDNQELLEDDYASICFSVPIYWYQGEEFEVTIPAGFKNTQWLRNNQAVTASTPSEQAAVRGDTLIIRSPGTYTFTTTLSNCPASGCCPIEVVQGPCGSIGDFVWLDTNYNGIQDQSEPGVANVPVKLYSQNADTLLAETTTNANGFYSFSCLPTGNYRVGIVKPEGTVLSTFKNPSGTPDKDSDGQDSGARTLSPVVPINVAFAENDKRRNNPDIDFGLAPYGSIGNFVWDDTNTNGFQDGGEAGISGVRVNLYASNQINTPIKSLLTNATGFYKFDSLQSGTYIVRFLLPSGKVFTLANAGTAADDERDSDAGVDGYSQAVQINASQPLNSIARTNMTIDAGVTPSCTAPVVAASVSSAQVCSGTSFTLTAAVSGATSGLSYRWSGPNGYSSTDANPIIASAALSATGVYSVTVSSGVNCASTASVTVTVKSCECAVTPPIISCATTNICPGDAVTLLAANCSGTVTWSNGQTGSQLIVSPSDTTTYTATCSVDKCTSGNSNPVTIFVADPKPPVIAASATTICPGTQVTLTATGCTGRVIWSTGATGTSLTVSPAMSTTYYANCRIANCISSPSDPVTIQVGTPPTPQVTVSKTSLCEGESSVLTILNCPGTPVWSTGDTTQSITVSPRQTTRYSVVCRLGSCLSPRSEYEISVTKPIPPTIVASSDTVCIGSQVTLTASGCQGTVLWSSGSTGATLTITPRNNVSYTAYCKIGTCTSEISNAVNIVVVSPAAPLIKSTKTLLCAGEDVTLTAEGCTGTVVWSNGMTGSSITDRPGSTTNYTAKCRVGSCLSESSNLIAVNVTNSSATRPTVTVSKSAICKGETVVLSATGCTGATIVWSTGETGASITVAPVTTTEYYAACRVGSSCNSQPAKVTITVNTPPTPEVFCSASRICPGETVVLSVGSCTGTPLWSTGATTSSITVSPTVTTSYTVVCRSGQCSSDPSQAYTISVEAPAAPVITASTLEFESGQPVSLSATGCGTGQVVWSTGATGTSIVVDPVATTSYYAQCRINNCLSDLTTITIKKKGDCNVPAPTVTVASSEVCSGGSATLTATGCTSGTIVWSNGMTGSSITVNNLTRSEQFTAMCKRDAFCMSAPSSPVAVNVLFINAPTIVSSKPVICPGDTTTLSALGCPGQIVWSTGETTGSIIVKPGATTGYWAKCKLGTCESARSPINTVRVVTPTAPTISASATNLCFGQAVTLTASACQEGYVIWSNGQVGQSVTVSPAVSTTFTAVCCTSGNCKSVVSNGIAINVSAKPGKPVTVDKVNTCPFVTVDLTTAVVGRPATGSIYEFRTGNTPTSPLVANPNAVGAGTYYVFEKTANGCYGEPSAINIQITDCNTPQICTTNPASATAGSDATLCDTKEYKLNGRIGGAATSAVWSSSGTGTFNNALLLDATYRASAEDVKAGFVTLTLTTNDPDGSGACVAAKASIKLTFKGVDLKPTITVQGNTSLCNGDSVVLKALPDGYRYRWNTNATTQSIVVKAGGSYFVTLLNAEGCTSVASEPVSITVNSPVLPPQVAMMARNTCPATTVSLVQLVESQPRMQGSSFEFRAGSSPASPIVIRPDSVGQGKYYIFERTAAGCYSAGAPVEVSIFNCATDSCRADLYIRKMVDKKNPRVGEVVTYTIKLGNKGTCAATHVDFRDILPEGLELVSNGNLAVDHLGHLTMWVTPLQAGEEREFFYKARVMKQGSIVNDVKITYLDQIDPDWTNNADQVTIQDTSKVQPLYVGLAKKGLGVSRQTDGTYAFRYSFKVTNYSSVDARKVQITDSLTTVFAPNSVTEAHLEATNSNLKFNSGFTGSGANVQLLDTASRVKAGDTESFLLTVKVRLVNEADTAKTFYNVAALTAVLGGTPVSDKSTDGDSADPDGDGNPNNNSQPTPSRVYTPATSSQLGVALAVVETVRLPDESYYVTYKITLKNFGTTPLTQVQLSDSLSKAITAPATFTVVGAPVVNAASTLVPNGAYNGKTNSVIVLPGSSLAAGVTDSVLVTVRIQPNGLSSVILNQVVGTAEKGDASVNDLSNNGVDPDPAGSLKTPVRFDLPPSLLGVAKSVGQPVNLGNGVYEVPYTIQLSNLGTVDLRRVQVTDNLAQTFEAKGALIVSNKIAVTAQTGLTVDTTYTGRGLLTKLLIDTLSTLPRGATRSLSFRIKVDVRNAQGTQFFNTAYGQALGAGSVVVGDTSTTGANPDPDNDLDPRNNGVATPVTLEKPSNVQPRMGVALSVKDTVRLADGSYRVVYRVIVKNFSSVPLQNVQLQDSLAKYVFNVTTGASYTVAGTPTVPTGSGLVPNPQFNGNTDTRLLLNTSTLAAGVQDTLLLTLIVRTDGRTTPYLNMVNGEGLAGLTMVRDVSTDGIEPDPNGNSDPTEATEGLATALVLPLDDGDVYIPQGFSPNGDGINDRFVIRRPSGMIVNLEVFNRWGHAVYRNEDYHNDWDGTANTGVRIGTTSNGLPDGTYYYIVRLSDGRRFVRYMTINR
- a CDS encoding PorP/SprF family type IX secretion system membrane protein; its protein translation is MKTLFRPWKFATFLLLLAFVSPRGVQAQQDKMFSQYMFNMLALNPAYAGSRDVLSMTGLYRNQWGGIEGAPQTATFTIDAPVNRERVGLGLQVYNDRLGEWNETGAFASYAFRIKVGERSTLALGLQGGAVNVRWALSGVETGQPGDPAFARDIVKTLPNFGTGIFLSNDRSYLGVSVPQLLKNRLSDYDSGPNRAVQRRHAYAMGGFVIGLSPTLKLKPSTLVKYAEGAPLGIDGNLNLWIADRIGVGASYRRNQFNTLGNYTNDAVVAMLEVQLSDQLRLGYSFDRMLNNLGRTKGGFGPQTHEIMLRYEFGFGKNKILTPRYF
- a CDS encoding OmpA family protein, producing MSTSRMLLGVLLGLFFVSETLGQSLVKQADRQHELMAYAKAIELYEEALIRSFLTDTEREHIFEKLGDSYRKVQNPERAEEIYRELLKSRRADEPASAVFYLHYAQVLAINGKYEEAQKAYDVYSNLSTHDQRGKSFSRLYRDVSVLTRNAASYQVHFLDFNTQSAEFSPMYFREKVVFVSNRRESGAIRRVFTWDNTPFLDLFEMPLKALAAGETGAAGGGQEPRTARRERLVRPLGSDDYTANTSNDSRTAGSWNVPSKTQTYRYEKEEQAREFNSQLNSRYHEGPVAFTKDFSKIYFTRNNYSKGQYGESKDGVNKLKIYVAQATRNGWTDEQSLSFNSEEYSCGHPTLGPDDKVMIFVSDKPGGQGGTDLYLSRYAKGHWSKPVNLGETVNTKGNEMFPFLDEFGNLYFASDGHAGLGGLDLFYTTLSPEGVPGKVYNLGAPLNSRQDDFGIITDGQRQAGFFSSNRRNGGTDDDIYRFRREGPLYPCRELSLSVIDAESKEPLPGATVDLGNNLTAEDSRKLTLDSTGLARICLDPESDFVMAASAAGYQSSTVGFSTRDLADDLPIRIEIPLQRAKPQATLLKGRVLAQKDSKPLPNVRVVLKSDCDSTARDTLSAEDGTYAFLVRPDCNYQIEAYGQNMATTGGRVDTTGTAATELRMLTKGDVVAIDNIYYDLNKWTIRPDAAAELNKLAELMKKYPKMRIELRSHTDSRASASFNRTLSTRRAIAAVSYLRRQGIAGKRMVAAGYGESKLLNPCRDGVTCSEEEHQQNRRTEFKILALE